CACAAGTTTTACTTCGTGGGGAGATGCTGATTGGATTGAGACAGATAGTACAGTACCACTAGCGTCTGTGACTGCCATGATCTTGCTGCCTTTACCTCGCTTAGTTTTCCCAACAGCAGATCCCCCTTTTTGGCCATGCAGAATGAGCCATCGATAAAACACTCGCTCATATCCACACCGCCTCTTTCATGTAAGTCTCTGGCCAGAGTCTCTACCACCTTCTGCATCACTCCCTGCTCTCGCCATTGCTGAAACCTTCTATGGCAAGTCTGATAAGGTGGATACATAGGTGGTAAATGGCTCCACTGTGCTCCAGTCTTCAATATCCAAAGAATGCCATCCAGTACATCTCGCTTATCTCTCCAAGGCCGGCCTTTGCCGTCTGACCGCTTTGGACCATCTGGAATTAGGTCCTTTATCACTTCCCACTGCTTATCTACCAACTTCATG
Above is a window of bacterium DNA encoding:
- a CDS encoding IS5 family transposase (programmed frameshift), which gives rise to MKLVDKQWEVIKDLIPDGPKRSDGKGRPWRDKRDVLDGILWILKTGAQWSHLPPMYPPYQTCHRRFQQWREQGVMQKVVETLARDLHERGGVDMSECFIDGSFCMAKKGGSAVGKTKRGKGSKIMAVTDASGTVLSVSIQSASPHEVKLVEKVLEERFIEPLPEKLIGDKAYDSDPLDQMLQEQGIDMIAPHRRNRKTKKTQDGRKLRRYKRRWKVERFFAWLFNYRRCVTRYEYKVENYKAFVLLACILILLKSFMR